One Deltaproteobacteria bacterium DNA segment encodes these proteins:
- the mprF gene encoding bifunctional lysylphosphatidylglycerol flippase/synthetase MprF, with protein sequence MNRKVLRIVGPMFGLLLFTSALVVLYHQLRTYHLHDILSHLYGLPVRGVLFSFLLTALSYFIMTGYDTLALRYIRHPLSYRKTALASFIGYAFSNNIGFSMIAGASVRYRLYSTWGLTAFEITQVVGFCTLTLWLGFLAVEGLAFLFEPLALPTALHFPFKSVHILGMLFLVIVVSVLLWSLLVKRPFKVKGWQFSLPSPGLLLSQIMVASLDWLLAGAVLYTLLPSVPGLSYKEFIGLYLLAQLIGLISQVPGGIGVFETALVMLISSHLPASQSVGSLLAYRGIYYVLPFLSAIVLLGVQEAFREKDSLQRVAHLFSRWGSVIVPQGLALSTFVGGAILLFSGATPAVGSRLAWLKHVIPLPVLEISHFLGSLVGGGLLLLARGLQRRIDAAYVLTVFLLAGGITFSLLKGWDYEEAIILTVMMGALLPCRRHFYRSASLFRVSFSPGWIAGIAAVLLCSLWLGLFSYKHVEFRSDLWWYFAFAGNASRFARAGVGVVALLSFYIAAKMLSPAPPRFSGTRKEELARASVIVQRSTRTYANLALLGDKSFLFSQSGDAFIMYGVEARSWVSMGDPVGRDEEGAELAWQFCKMADRFAGWPIFYEVSAEKLYVYLDLGLTLLKLGEEARVSLEKFALEGRDRKDLRYTTHKLEKEGCVFQVVSKDEVSALLPDLGRVSEAWLGEKKTGEKGFSLGFFNEEYLKQLPAAIIRKDGKVLAFANIWPGAEKHELSIDLMRYMPDAPHGVMEYLFIQLMLWGKIEGYQWFNLGMAPLSGLGEHALAPLWNRVGAYIFRHGEHFYNFQGLRQYKEKFDPVWTPKYLACPGGIVVPRLLVNIATLVSGGLKGVIAR encoded by the coding sequence ATGAATAGAAAGGTTCTTCGTATAGTGGGACCGATGTTCGGCCTTCTGCTCTTCACGTCGGCTCTAGTGGTCCTCTATCATCAGCTCAGAACATACCACCTTCACGATATTCTGAGCCATTTGTACGGCCTGCCCGTTCGAGGCGTTCTTTTTTCATTTTTGCTGACGGCTCTCAGCTACTTTATTATGACAGGGTATGACACCCTGGCGTTGCGCTATATCCGCCACCCGCTCTCGTACCGAAAAACAGCTCTGGCCTCCTTCATCGGATACGCTTTCAGCAACAACATCGGGTTCTCAATGATTGCCGGGGCCTCGGTGCGTTACCGTTTATACTCCACATGGGGTCTGACGGCTTTCGAAATTACTCAGGTTGTCGGCTTTTGCACCTTGACGTTGTGGCTCGGGTTCCTGGCTGTTGAAGGTTTGGCCTTTCTGTTCGAGCCTCTGGCGCTTCCCACGGCTCTTCATTTCCCATTTAAGTCCGTTCATATTCTCGGGATGCTGTTTCTTGTTATCGTGGTTTCGGTCTTATTGTGGAGCCTCTTGGTGAAGAGGCCTTTCAAGGTGAAAGGTTGGCAATTCTCTTTACCTTCTCCCGGTCTTCTACTATCCCAGATCATGGTGGCTTCCTTGGACTGGCTTCTGGCGGGCGCTGTACTCTACACCCTCCTTCCGTCGGTTCCGGGGCTTTCCTACAAGGAGTTTATCGGGCTCTATCTATTGGCTCAATTGATTGGACTCATAAGCCAGGTCCCCGGAGGCATCGGCGTCTTCGAGACGGCTCTCGTCATGCTCATCTCGTCGCATCTTCCCGCATCCCAGTCCGTCGGATCCCTTCTGGCGTACAGGGGCATTTACTATGTCCTCCCATTCCTATCGGCGATTGTATTATTGGGAGTTCAAGAAGCGTTTCGGGAAAAAGACTCCCTGCAAAGGGTCGCCCATCTTTTTAGTCGATGGGGATCCGTCATCGTGCCCCAGGGTCTGGCTCTCAGCACCTTTGTGGGGGGGGCGATTTTGCTTTTCTCCGGAGCGACGCCAGCCGTTGGCAGTCGGCTTGCGTGGCTCAAGCACGTCATCCCCTTGCCGGTGCTGGAGATTAGCCACTTCCTGGGAAGCCTTGTCGGCGGCGGGCTGCTTCTTCTGGCCAGGGGCCTTCAGCGCCGGATCGATGCCGCCTATGTGCTGACGGTCTTCCTTCTGGCCGGAGGAATCACATTCTCCTTGCTCAAAGGATGGGATTATGAGGAAGCGATCATTCTGACCGTTATGATGGGCGCTCTTCTTCCCTGTCGCCGGCATTTCTATCGGTCCGCGTCGCTTTTCAGAGTGAGCTTCAGCCCGGGGTGGATCGCCGGTATCGCAGCCGTACTCTTGTGTTCCTTGTGGTTGGGTCTTTTCTCATACAAGCATGTCGAGTTCAGAAGCGATCTCTGGTGGTATTTTGCCTTTGCCGGAAATGCGTCACGGTTTGCCCGAGCCGGCGTAGGGGTCGTAGCGCTCCTATCCTTCTATATTGCGGCCAAGATGCTCAGCCCGGCCCCCCCAAGATTTTCCGGTACAAGGAAAGAGGAATTGGCAAGGGCGAGCGTCATCGTTCAACGTTCTACCAGGACGTATGCCAATCTCGCTCTTCTCGGGGACAAGTCGTTCCTCTTCAGCCAGAGCGGCGATGCCTTTATCATGTATGGTGTCGAAGCACGGAGTTGGGTCAGTATGGGAGATCCTGTGGGTCGGGATGAAGAGGGAGCGGAACTGGCTTGGCAGTTCTGCAAAATGGCGGATCGCTTCGCCGGATGGCCCATTTTTTACGAAGTCAGCGCAGAAAAGCTCTATGTGTATCTGGATCTTGGACTCACCCTCCTCAAACTGGGAGAAGAGGCTCGAGTTTCATTGGAGAAGTTCGCTTTGGAAGGCAGGGACCGCAAGGATCTGCGATATACCACTCACAAGTTGGAAAAAGAAGGCTGCGTTTTTCAGGTTGTCTCCAAAGACGAAGTGTCCGCTCTGTTGCCGGATTTGGGGCGCGTTTCCGAAGCCTGGTTGGGAGAGAAAAAAACCGGAGAGAAGGGATTTTCGCTCGGTTTTTTCAACGAAGAGTACCTGAAACAACTCCCCGCCGCCATCATTCGCAAGGACGGGAAGGTCCTGGCTTTCGCTAACATATGGCCCGGGGCGGAGAAACACGAGTTATCCATCGATCTTATGCGGTACATGCCGGATGCCCCCCACGGGGTGATGGAGTATCTCTTTATTCAACTCATGCTGTGGGGTAAGATCGAGGGATATCAATGGTTCAATCTAGGCATGGCGCCCTTGTCGGGTCTGGGAGAACACGCGCTGGCGCCCCTCTGGAACCGTGTGGGTGCATACATCTTCCGACACGGGGAACACTTCTATAATTTTCAGGGACTCAGGCAGTACAAGGAGAAGTTCGATCCTGTTTGGACGCCTAAATACCTGGCCTGTCCGGGAGGAATTGTGGTTCCTAGATTACTGGTCAACATTGCGACCCTCGTTTCGGGGGGCTTAAAAGGAGTAATCGCAAGATGA
- a CDS encoding DedA family protein: MFHVFNIFGTNSLIVWTIRLLLLILDFFFLFFNFTLSIRHYNHVGFAIKERVGMILESLIDTYGYLAILVGTFLEGETILVIGGFAAHRGYLHLPLVVLAAFTGTLMGDQFFFFLGRWRSKKILAKWPSLKCRVEKAEKLVSRYRYPFILVFRFLYGVRTAAPFVMGMSNVPAPLFVLLNAIGASMWAIAVGVAGYLFGDALELLLGDVRHYEVRVFGAIAALGAVIWAVHFISGRRKRRRVEIRTGRKQGALDDTPLEEPCLRGNGQGQRE, translated from the coding sequence GTGTTTCATGTGTTCAATATCTTTGGAACAAACAGCTTGATTGTGTGGACGATCAGACTGCTCTTGTTAATCCTGGATTTCTTCTTTTTGTTTTTCAATTTCACCTTATCTATTCGCCATTACAATCATGTCGGCTTTGCGATTAAGGAACGGGTTGGAATGATCTTGGAATCACTGATAGACACCTATGGTTACCTGGCCATCCTGGTGGGAACCTTTCTCGAGGGTGAGACCATTCTCGTGATCGGCGGATTTGCCGCACACCGGGGATATCTGCACCTTCCCCTCGTCGTCTTGGCCGCCTTTACCGGAACCCTTATGGGGGACCAGTTCTTCTTTTTTCTGGGACGTTGGCGCAGCAAGAAGATACTGGCAAAATGGCCTTCCTTGAAGTGTCGCGTGGAAAAAGCCGAGAAACTTGTCAGCCGATATAGGTACCCCTTCATTCTTGTGTTCCGCTTTCTGTACGGAGTTCGCACTGCCGCCCCTTTTGTAATGGGCATGAGCAATGTTCCTGCTCCTCTCTTTGTCTTGTTAAACGCCATCGGAGCGTCCATGTGGGCCATCGCCGTGGGCGTCGCCGGTTACCTGTTTGGAGATGCACTGGAGTTGTTGCTCGGAGATGTGAGACACTATGAGGTAAGAGTTTTTGGAGCTATTGCCGCTCTGGGAGCCGTGATCTGGGCAGTGCATTTCATTTCGGGCCGAAGAAAACGCCGTAGGGTTGAAATAAGGACCGGCCGGAAGCAAGGGGCGCTTGATGACACTCCGTTGGAAGAGCCTTGCCTCCGCGGTAATGGGCAAGGTCAAAGGGAATGA
- a CDS encoding efflux RND transporter permease subunit codes for MNLPGFSVRRPIFTTMVTLIVVILGAVSLSRLQIDMLPNIELPTLTIRTEYEGASPEVMERLVTQIIEEIVATAPGVEEISSTSSEGNSSVRVSFAWGTEIDTAAIDVQGKLEDEINELPEDIVRPRVRKFDIASFPVVILGISSSLDPVELTELIEVQIRYRFARIPGVAQVDVWGGFNREVRIELDPDRVKALGLPMDRVIKAVSDANLDLPAGKIEQGRHEVTLRAPAEFTNLDQIRNTVIVGREGAAVTLGQIAEVNDTYEKLTRIVRVNDERGLRVGIRKQADANTVDVSKRILDEIAEVNKDFPQIKVVPVINQGNFIERSITNVARSVLYGGGLAILVLLFFLRNIRSTLVISLSIPISIVATFAMMYFGGFTLNLMTLGGLALGVGMMVDSSIVVLENIFRRQNENNEPSAVASVEGAREVGPAIVASTITTLVIFVPQVFVRGVSGLLFQELAYVIIFSLICSLAVAMSLVPMLASKLVRSSPQDHKERKLWIVRLDDIAVRFFKGLDNAYLNLIRRVLVHRLITILAAASLLGGSLLLLPFIGTEFIPPSDEGEVHVTGKMEIGTRLDLVDAQTRKMEQIVYPAVPEAVASVASVGAVGWRADAGAEGEIRLSLLSAAQRKRSNVEIAEDLRRKLRDNIAGMEIRTRAPQGQFLLERILGGDEGLTVEIRGFELAILDALAQRVDESIAEVPGITDVQTSLEAGVPQEEIRVDRDKVADLDLSVRDVTQLLETAVAGSKAGEYRTGGNSYRILVRLKDAEKRSLDEILDLTLTTASGEQVTLRNVVTNEASRGPVLIDRKDQQRTVSVQANVSGRDLGSVARDVNVLLDRIPRPVGYDLTVAGTFEEQQKAFGELVISLILALLLVYMVLACQYESLRDPLVVMFSVPLAAVGVLVTLFVTRTTLNVQSYIGCIMLGGIVVNNAILLVDQAGRLAGSGMSTYDALAEAGRRRLRPILMTSLTTILGLMPLALGIGEGADAQAPLARAVVGGLTGSTLITLVLIPVVYSLFHPEKKASPD; via the coding sequence ATGAATCTACCGGGTTTCAGTGTTCGTCGTCCTATCTTTACCACCATGGTGACCCTGATTGTGGTGATCCTTGGGGCCGTGTCTTTGAGCCGACTGCAGATCGATATGCTGCCCAATATCGAGCTGCCGACGCTGACGATCCGCACAGAGTACGAAGGCGCCAGTCCCGAGGTGATGGAGCGGCTGGTAACGCAGATCATTGAAGAGATCGTTGCCACGGCGCCCGGCGTCGAGGAAATTTCATCCACCTCTTCCGAGGGCAACAGCAGTGTTCGGGTGAGCTTCGCCTGGGGCACCGAAATCGACACCGCTGCCATCGACGTACAAGGCAAGCTCGAGGACGAAATCAACGAGTTGCCCGAAGATATCGTCAGACCCCGCGTACGGAAATTTGATATCGCCAGTTTTCCAGTGGTTATTCTCGGGATTTCCAGCAGCCTTGATCCTGTGGAACTCACCGAATTGATCGAAGTTCAGATCCGCTACCGGTTCGCCCGTATTCCGGGCGTAGCTCAGGTCGACGTTTGGGGGGGCTTTAATCGCGAAGTCCGCATTGAACTGGACCCCGACCGGGTCAAGGCGTTGGGTTTGCCCATGGACCGGGTGATCAAAGCGGTCAGCGACGCCAACCTCGACCTGCCGGCGGGCAAGATCGAGCAGGGACGTCACGAGGTCACTCTGCGTGCGCCGGCGGAATTCACCAATCTCGATCAGATTCGTAACACGGTCATTGTCGGACGCGAGGGCGCTGCGGTAACGCTCGGTCAAATCGCCGAGGTCAATGACACTTATGAAAAATTAACCCGTATCGTGCGAGTCAATGATGAACGCGGACTACGGGTGGGCATTCGCAAACAGGCCGATGCCAATACCGTTGACGTATCCAAACGCATCCTCGATGAAATCGCCGAGGTCAATAAAGACTTCCCCCAGATCAAGGTCGTACCGGTCATCAACCAGGGAAACTTCATCGAGCGGTCCATCACCAATGTCGCCCGATCGGTGCTTTACGGCGGCGGGCTCGCCATCCTGGTTCTGTTGTTTTTCCTCCGCAACATCCGAAGCACGTTGGTGATTTCTCTCTCGATCCCCATCTCGATCGTGGCAACGTTTGCGATGATGTACTTCGGCGGATTCACGCTCAACCTGATGACGTTGGGCGGACTGGCGTTGGGTGTGGGCATGATGGTCGACAGTTCCATTGTGGTGCTCGAAAACATCTTCCGCCGTCAGAACGAGAATAACGAGCCGTCAGCGGTCGCATCCGTGGAAGGTGCGCGGGAGGTGGGACCGGCCATTGTGGCCAGCACCATTACCACCTTGGTGATTTTCGTACCGCAGGTTTTCGTACGCGGCGTCTCGGGCCTTCTCTTTCAGGAGCTGGCCTATGTCATCATTTTTTCGCTGATTTGCTCCCTGGCGGTGGCCATGAGTCTGGTGCCCATGTTGGCATCCAAGCTCGTCAGGTCGTCTCCGCAGGACCACAAGGAACGAAAATTATGGATCGTCCGATTAGACGATATCGCGGTCCGTTTCTTTAAAGGTCTCGACAATGCCTACCTCAATTTGATTCGTCGGGTGCTGGTTCATCGCCTGATCACCATTCTCGCGGCGGCTTCCCTTCTCGGCGGAAGTCTGCTTCTTTTGCCCTTCATCGGCACGGAATTTATTCCGCCCAGCGATGAGGGAGAGGTCCATGTCACCGGTAAGATGGAAATCGGAACCCGACTGGACCTGGTCGACGCGCAGACGCGGAAAATGGAGCAGATCGTCTACCCCGCCGTGCCCGAGGCCGTGGCATCGGTGGCCAGCGTGGGGGCAGTCGGCTGGCGGGCGGACGCGGGCGCAGAGGGTGAAATCCGCCTGTCGTTGCTGTCGGCCGCGCAACGCAAACGCTCCAACGTGGAGATCGCCGAGGATCTTCGTCGCAAATTGAGAGACAACATTGCCGGTATGGAAATCCGTACACGCGCGCCCCAAGGCCAGTTCCTGCTGGAACGGATCCTGGGCGGTGACGAAGGACTGACGGTCGAGATCCGCGGGTTCGAACTCGCCATTCTCGACGCCCTGGCCCAACGCGTTGACGAGTCGATTGCCGAGGTACCGGGCATTACAGATGTCCAGACCAGTCTCGAGGCCGGAGTACCCCAGGAGGAAATCCGCGTGGACCGAGACAAGGTGGCGGATCTCGACCTGAGCGTTCGCGACGTGACGCAGCTTCTGGAAACAGCGGTGGCCGGCTCCAAAGCCGGCGAGTATCGAACCGGAGGAAACTCGTATCGCATTCTCGTGCGGCTCAAGGATGCGGAGAAACGGTCCCTGGATGAGATTCTCGACCTCACTCTGACCACGGCATCCGGCGAGCAGGTAACGCTGCGCAACGTGGTCACCAACGAAGCGAGTCGCGGCCCGGTCCTCATTGACCGAAAAGACCAGCAGAGAACCGTCTCGGTCCAGGCCAACGTGTCGGGAAGGGACTTGGGCTCCGTGGCCCGGGACGTTAATGTCTTGCTGGATCGCATTCCACGTCCCGTCGGTTATGACCTGACGGTCGCCGGGACGTTCGAGGAGCAGCAAAAGGCGTTCGGCGAGCTGGTGATCTCCCTCATACTGGCTCTCCTGCTCGTATACATGGTGCTGGCTTGCCAGTACGAGTCGTTACGGGATCCCTTGGTGGTCATGTTTTCAGTACCGCTCGCTGCAGTGGGGGTATTGGTTACGCTTTTCGTCACCAGGACTACCCTTAACGTTCAGTCCTACATCGGCTGTATCATGCTGGGGGGGATCGTGGTCAACAATGCGATTCTTCTGGTGGACCAGGCCGGTAGATTAGCCGGTAGCGGTATGTCCACGTACGATGCTTTGGCCGAGGCGGGCCGGCGCCGATTGCGGCCGATTCTGATGACTAGCCTGACGACGATCCTGGGCCTCATGCCTCTGGCTCTGGGCATCGGAGAGGGCGCCGACGCCCAGGCGCCTCTGGCGCGCGCGGTTGTCGGGGGACTCACCGGATCCACGCTGATCACGTTGGTGTTGATTCCGGTGGTCTATTCCTTGTTTCATCCCGAAAAGAAAGCAAGTCCGGATTGA
- a CDS encoding efflux RND transporter periplasmic adaptor subunit gives MKRVGRKLVVSAVLLLGTAGLIWAILGQTRDGAVPSQENKASRPAPVEVAEIRQGPIVLRRTFSGALEALAEFVAAPKVSGRVKRMVVNIADRVARGQVVAELDNAEYVQAVAQAQADLVVARANLAKAKSALDTSVREFKRTKSLRERGIASDSEFDAVEAEHLAKQVQLEVAEAEVTKAESSLETANIRLGYTKVTADWSGGDEHRVVAERYLDEGQTIAANEPLLLIVDLSPIIGVFFVAERDYAHLKPGQIVSLTTDAYPSELFQGRIERIAPVFRESTRQARVEMIIENPQHRLKPGMFIRATVEMDKVSETTIVPEGALTARNNQSGVFVVSKDGNSVTWRAVQVGIREGEWVQVEGDGLQGRVVTLGQQLIDDGSKITIPAARGGAVSEGTKADTR, from the coding sequence ATGAAACGGGTTGGTCGGAAGTTGGTCGTTTCGGCGGTCCTTCTATTGGGAACTGCAGGATTAATTTGGGCGATCCTGGGTCAAACACGGGACGGGGCAGTCCCGAGCCAAGAGAACAAGGCTTCTCGACCGGCGCCGGTCGAGGTGGCTGAGATTCGGCAAGGACCCATTGTGTTGCGGCGCACGTTCAGTGGCGCTCTCGAAGCGTTGGCCGAGTTCGTGGCCGCTCCCAAAGTCAGCGGGCGGGTCAAGCGAATGGTCGTGAACATCGCCGACAGGGTGGCGCGGGGCCAGGTAGTTGCGGAGTTGGACAACGCCGAATACGTGCAGGCCGTGGCCCAGGCCCAGGCCGATCTGGTGGTGGCCAGGGCCAATCTGGCCAAGGCAAAGAGCGCCTTGGACACCTCAGTCCGGGAATTCAAGCGCACCAAATCCCTTCGCGAACGCGGAATCGCCTCGGATTCCGAGTTCGACGCGGTCGAGGCGGAACATCTGGCCAAGCAGGTACAACTCGAAGTCGCCGAGGCCGAGGTGACCAAAGCCGAATCATCGTTGGAAACAGCCAACATCCGGCTCGGGTACACCAAAGTCACCGCCGACTGGTCCGGTGGGGACGAGCATCGTGTCGTAGCCGAGCGCTATCTCGACGAAGGCCAGACCATTGCGGCCAACGAACCGCTGCTATTGATCGTGGATCTAAGTCCGATCATCGGCGTATTTTTTGTCGCCGAAAGAGATTACGCTCATCTGAAGCCCGGACAGATCGTTTCATTGACGACGGATGCTTATCCCTCTGAATTGTTTCAAGGCCGGATCGAACGAATCGCCCCTGTTTTCCGCGAGTCTACACGGCAGGCGCGGGTGGAGATGATCATCGAGAACCCGCAACATCGGCTTAAACCCGGCATGTTCATCAGAGCTACAGTGGAAATGGACAAGGTTTCCGAAACCACCATCGTCCCCGAAGGGGCACTGACCGCCCGCAATAATCAGAGCGGAGTTTTTGTTGTCAGCAAGGATGGGAACTCGGTTACCTGGCGTGCGGTACAAGTGGGCATCCGGGAAGGCGAGTGGGTACAGGTGGAAGGCGATGGGCTGCAAGGGCGGGTTGTAACCCTGGGGCAACAGCTCATCGACGACGGGTCGAAGATTACGATTCCCGCCGCGCGCGGGGGAGCCGTTTCCGAGGGAACAAAGGCGGACACCAGATGA
- a CDS encoding glycosyltransferase — MRICMFTNTYLPHVGGVANSVAAFAEDLRYHGHGVLIVAPVYEREGEKPDGETDVLRLPAIQNFNGSDFSLRLPVPFVIEGKLDKFRPQIIHSHHPYLLGDTALRTARRRRLPLVFTHHTLYENYTHYVPLESKGMRRFVVRLSTEYANLCTRVIAPSKSILDLLVKRGVTRPIVEIPTGVDTNFFSAGQRERARRKLGLSEGNIVLGHLGRLAPEKNLEYLAAAAADYVKKDEHAWFLAVGSGPSEDEIKRAFARRSIRKRLIMAGQKAGSELADLYAAMDLFLFASRTETQGMVLTEAMASGKPVIALDASGVREVVRDRYNGRLLDAEAPVDDFSAAIAETIRDKDLMKRYGLAARKTANEFSREVCSKKLEDLYQSLEAEHARSRRREATDHQALTSIVERLKVEWELAVGMTSAVVEAFASDDEDIGVE, encoded by the coding sequence ATGAGAATCTGCATGTTCACCAACACGTACCTTCCTCACGTAGGGGGGGTCGCCAATTCCGTGGCCGCCTTTGCCGAGGATTTACGTTACCACGGCCACGGCGTTTTGATCGTGGCGCCCGTGTACGAAAGGGAAGGAGAAAAACCGGATGGCGAAACCGACGTGCTGCGCCTGCCGGCTATTCAGAATTTTAACGGGAGTGATTTTTCCCTTCGGTTGCCCGTACCTTTTGTTATAGAAGGTAAGCTCGACAAATTCCGGCCGCAAATCATCCACAGCCATCACCCCTATCTGTTGGGCGATACCGCCCTGCGCACGGCTCGGCGGAGAAGGCTTCCTCTGGTCTTCACGCATCACACCTTGTACGAAAATTACACCCACTATGTGCCCTTGGAGTCCAAAGGCATGCGTCGTTTTGTCGTTCGTCTCTCCACGGAATACGCCAACTTGTGCACCAGGGTCATTGCCCCCAGCAAAAGTATTCTCGATCTTCTGGTCAAAAGAGGAGTGACCCGTCCCATAGTGGAGATTCCGACCGGCGTGGATACGAACTTCTTCTCAGCCGGACAGAGAGAGCGGGCCCGCCGCAAACTGGGCCTGTCGGAAGGAAATATTGTATTGGGGCACTTGGGCCGCCTGGCTCCGGAAAAGAACCTCGAGTATTTGGCCGCGGCCGCGGCCGACTATGTGAAAAAGGATGAACACGCTTGGTTTCTCGCAGTGGGCTCAGGTCCCAGCGAAGATGAAATCAAGAGAGCTTTCGCCAGGCGAAGCATTCGGAAAAGGCTGATCATGGCCGGTCAAAAAGCCGGGTCCGAACTGGCCGACCTATACGCGGCCATGGATCTCTTCCTTTTCGCTTCACGCACTGAAACTCAAGGCATGGTTCTGACCGAGGCCATGGCCTCGGGAAAGCCGGTTATCGCCCTAGACGCCTCCGGGGTGAGGGAAGTAGTCCGGGATCGGTACAACGGACGGTTACTGGACGCCGAAGCTCCGGTCGACGATTTTTCAGCGGCCATAGCCGAAACGATAAGAGACAAAGACCTGATGAAGCGGTACGGCCTGGCTGCTCGCAAGACCGCGAATGAGTTTTCCAGAGAGGTGTGCTCAAAGAAACTCGAGGATCTGTATCAGTCGCTTGAAGCGGAACACGCCCGAAGCAGGCGGCGTGAGGCTACGGACCATCAGGCTTTAACCTCCATCGTGGAAAGGCTCAAAGTCGAATGGGAGCTGGCCGTAGGCATGACCTCCGCCGTGGTGGAGGCTTTTGCTTCCGACGATGAGGATATCGGCGTGGAATAG